From Rhizobium sp. NZLR1, a single genomic window includes:
- a CDS encoding glutathione S-transferase family protein, whose translation MSKLTLISHHLCPYVQRAAIVLLEKGVPFERINIDLANKPDWFLKISPLGKVPLLRIEQMDGSEAVLFESSVICEYLEETQVGTALHPADPLTRARHRGWMEFGTSVLSDLWGYETAQDELQLEAKRKALIAKFTTLEGALGDGAYFPGSGFSLVDAVFAPVFRYFDLFDTLGDSGIFDGLERVKRWRKALSERASVRAAVGEDYPERLTDFLNKHNSILLRQPAAA comes from the coding sequence ATGAGCAAGCTTACATTGATCAGCCACCACCTCTGCCCCTATGTGCAGCGCGCCGCGATCGTGCTTCTCGAAAAGGGCGTGCCGTTCGAGCGCATCAACATCGATCTTGCCAACAAGCCGGACTGGTTCCTGAAAATCTCGCCGCTCGGCAAGGTGCCGCTGCTGCGGATCGAACAAATGGATGGCAGCGAGGCCGTGCTGTTCGAAAGCAGCGTCATCTGCGAATATCTGGAGGAAACGCAGGTGGGAACTGCGCTGCATCCGGCCGATCCGCTGACCCGCGCCCGTCATCGCGGCTGGATGGAATTCGGCACGTCCGTGCTGTCCGATCTCTGGGGTTATGAAACGGCGCAGGATGAACTGCAGCTGGAGGCCAAGCGCAAGGCGCTCATCGCAAAATTCACGACGCTCGAGGGCGCGCTGGGCGACGGGGCCTATTTTCCCGGCAGTGGCTTCAGCCTCGTCGACGCCGTCTTCGCGCCTGTGTTTCGTTATTTCGATCTCTTCGACACGCTCGGCGACAGCGGCATTTTCGACGGGCTCGAGCGGGTAAAGCGCTGGCGCAAGGCGCTGTCAGAGCGCGCGAGTGTCCGAGCCGCCGTTGGCGAGGATTACCCCGAGCGACTGACGGATTTCCTCAACAAACACAACTCGATCCTGCTTAGGCAGCCTGCCGCCGCCTGA
- a CDS encoding helix-turn-helix domain-containing protein translates to MSDKSPTPSEAATSAWIHIMRARDRLLAAIEIDFKAAKMPTLSWYDVLWELARAKGGRLRPYEIEERTLLAQYNLSRLVDRLEREGLVHRETFDEDARGRWVVITDAGLQLRERMWAVYARSIETHMGCKLAETEANTITALLARFL, encoded by the coding sequence ATGTCCGATAAGTCCCCGACGCCGAGCGAAGCCGCGACCAGCGCATGGATACACATCATGCGCGCCCGCGATCGTCTGCTTGCGGCGATCGAAATCGATTTCAAGGCGGCGAAAATGCCGACGCTTTCCTGGTACGACGTGCTTTGGGAGCTGGCGAGGGCAAAGGGCGGGCGATTGCGTCCCTATGAGATCGAAGAACGGACACTGCTTGCCCAATATAATCTCTCCCGTCTGGTAGACCGGCTGGAAAGGGAGGGCTTGGTCCACCGCGAGACCTTCGACGAGGATGCGCGCGGCCGCTGGGTCGTGATCACCGATGCCGGGCTGCAGCTGCGAGAGCGCATGTGGGCGGTCTATGCTAGGTCGATCGAAACCCATATGGGCTGCAAGCTTGCCGAGACCGAGGCAAATACCATAACAGCTTTACTGGCTCGTTTCCTTTGA
- the ybaK gene encoding Cys-tRNA(Pro) deacylase, which produces MSKTTRATQVLSQAGVAFTVHAYDYDPGAERVGLQAAEALGEAPHRVLKTLMAEVDGKPVCVVVPSDREVSMKKLASAFHGKSANMMKPADAERLTGYHVGGISPFGQKKSMPTAIEETALAEPLVYINGGQRGLQVRLDPKDALKALKAVGVSLIA; this is translated from the coding sequence ATGTCCAAGACCACGCGCGCGACACAGGTTCTTTCCCAGGCAGGCGTCGCCTTCACGGTCCATGCCTATGACTACGACCCGGGCGCCGAGCGCGTCGGCCTGCAGGCGGCGGAAGCCCTTGGCGAAGCGCCGCACCGGGTGCTGAAGACGTTGATGGCGGAGGTGGACGGCAAGCCGGTCTGCGTCGTCGTGCCGTCGGACCGCGAAGTCAGCATGAAGAAGCTTGCGAGCGCCTTTCACGGCAAATCGGCCAATATGATGAAGCCGGCCGATGCCGAGCGGCTGACGGGTTATCATGTCGGCGGCATCAGCCCCTTCGGCCAGAAGAAATCCATGCCGACGGCGATCGAGGAAACCGCCCTGGCCGAACCGCTCGTCTATATCAATGGCGGCCAACGCGGACTGCAGGTGCGGCTCGATCCAAAGGATGCGTTGAAGGCCTTGAAAGCGGTCGGCGTATCGTTGATCGCCTGA
- a CDS encoding ArsC family reductase, with translation MTVTIYGIKNCDTMKKARSWLEEHGVAYAFHDYKALGIDRAHLDAWIDQAGLDTVLNRAGTTFRKLADAERENLSWEKAIQLMLDQPSMIKRPVLEASGKLLIGFKPAIYACAFAG, from the coding sequence ATGACCGTCACCATCTATGGTATCAAGAATTGCGACACGATGAAGAAGGCCCGCAGCTGGCTGGAAGAACACGGCGTTGCCTATGCGTTTCACGATTACAAGGCGCTCGGCATCGACCGCGCCCATCTTGATGCCTGGATCGATCAGGCCGGGCTCGATACCGTGCTCAACCGCGCCGGCACCACCTTCCGCAAACTGGCTGATGCAGAGCGGGAGAACCTCAGCTGGGAGAAGGCGATCCAACTGATGCTCGACCAGCCGTCGATGATCAAACGGCCGGTGCTGGAGGCCAGCGGCAAGTTGCTGATCGGCTTCAAGCCGGCGATTTACGCCTGTGCATTTGCAGGCTGA
- a CDS encoding succinylglutamate desuccinylase/aspartoacylase family protein encodes MDVSEIIIPGDTPGTEWRLPVLRFAGHDPKAPKIYIQAALHAGELPGTVLLHFLCERLRQAESEGGIVGDITIVPQANPIGAAQSHFGDLQGRFDLGSRTNFNRDFPLISLADRATLIEDLDDYPATDRLKRQLLHMALGADLVLDLHCDDESLQYAYIDEAFWPEAADLAAALDMEAALLSDGESSAFEEAVGFAWKYEVSGERQSRLPGRLSVTVELRGKRDVDPVLAEKDAEGLWRFLAARGIVSEVKAEAKAFSGPAVPLDNVEIIRAPEGGAVLLHRAIGDRVVEGELLATIVTRPGQPGGSIELCAPQDGLILTRTSDRLVRRRGDLMKIVCDSPSDALRKAGTLEN; translated from the coding sequence ATGGATGTTTCAGAGATCATCATCCCAGGAGATACGCCGGGAACGGAGTGGCGGCTGCCGGTGCTGCGCTTTGCGGGCCACGATCCGAAGGCGCCGAAGATCTATATCCAGGCCGCACTGCATGCCGGGGAACTGCCGGGAACGGTGCTCCTGCATTTCCTCTGCGAGCGGCTGCGGCAGGCGGAAAGCGAAGGCGGGATCGTCGGCGACATCACCATCGTGCCGCAGGCCAATCCGATCGGTGCAGCGCAATCGCATTTCGGCGACCTGCAGGGTCGTTTCGACCTTGGCTCACGCACCAATTTCAACCGGGATTTTCCGCTGATCTCCCTTGCCGATCGGGCCACGCTGATCGAAGACCTCGATGATTATCCGGCTACCGACAGGCTGAAACGACAGCTCTTGCATATGGCGCTTGGCGCCGATCTCGTCCTCGACCTGCATTGCGACGACGAATCCCTGCAATATGCCTATATCGACGAAGCCTTCTGGCCGGAGGCGGCCGATCTTGCCGCTGCACTCGATATGGAGGCCGCGCTGCTTTCGGATGGCGAAAGCTCGGCCTTCGAAGAGGCGGTCGGTTTTGCCTGGAAATATGAGGTTTCCGGCGAGCGCCAATCGCGGCTGCCGGGCAGGCTTTCGGTCACCGTCGAGCTGCGCGGCAAACGCGACGTCGATCCGGTGCTGGCTGAGAAGGATGCGGAGGGGCTGTGGCGGTTCCTTGCGGCACGGGGGATCGTCAGTGAGGTGAAGGCTGAGGCAAAGGCGTTTTCCGGTCCGGCCGTGCCGCTCGACAATGTCGAGATCATTCGCGCTCCTGAAGGTGGGGCCGTGCTCTTGCATCGCGCCATCGGCGACAGGGTTGTGGAAGGCGAGCTCCTGGCGACGATTGTCACCCGCCCGGGTCAGCCGGGTGGCAGCATCGAACTCTGCGCCCCGCAAGACGGGTTGATCCTGACCCGAACGTCCGACCGGCTGGTACGGCGGCGCGGCGACCTGATGAAGATTGTCTGCGACAGTCCCAGCGACGCCTTGCGCAAGGCCGGCACGCTGGAGAATTGA
- a CDS encoding 2'-5' RNA ligase family protein codes for MNQISFDFDHGQNRRGQACESRNGGHRLFFALRPPAIVERQAASIADDYCKTFSLSAKPRLTTLHVSVIGIGDYEVLPEDVIFAARQAAATVEGAPIAVTFDRIMSFKREGKARPLVLCSKDGLMPLMRLHVQLGVGLHNTGLRDNIDRNFTAHMTLLYDRKAVPPTSLDQPVSWTAREFLLIHSVLGKTEHHIIDRWPLLG; via the coding sequence ATGAACCAGATTTCCTTCGATTTCGACCATGGTCAAAATCGACGCGGGCAGGCGTGTGAAAGCCGGAACGGCGGCCACAGGCTTTTCTTTGCGCTCCGCCCGCCTGCGATCGTCGAACGGCAAGCGGCTTCGATCGCCGACGACTATTGCAAGACCTTCTCCCTTTCCGCAAAGCCGCGGCTGACGACCCTGCATGTGAGCGTTATCGGCATCGGCGACTATGAAGTGTTGCCGGAGGACGTGATCTTTGCGGCCCGGCAGGCCGCCGCTACAGTCGAGGGCGCGCCGATCGCCGTCACCTTCGACAGGATCATGAGCTTCAAGCGGGAAGGCAAGGCGCGGCCTCTGGTGCTCTGCAGCAAAGACGGGCTGATGCCGCTCATGCGACTGCATGTCCAGCTTGGTGTCGGCCTGCACAATACCGGATTGCGTGACAATATCGATCGCAATTTCACGGCGCATATGACGCTGCTCTATGACCGCAAAGCAGTGCCGCCGACGAGCCTCGACCAACCGGTTTCGTGGACGGCGCGGGAATTCCTGCTCATTCACAGCGTTCTTGGAAAAACCGAACACCACATCATCGATCGCTGGCCGCTGCTTGGCTGA
- a CDS encoding methylated-DNA--[protein]-cysteine S-methyltransferase: MAQTIHHYLIFETAAGFCGIAWSDAGIARFQLPTKTAEATERLLLRRLPGAEPGAPTPDVLETVAAVKRYFQGEETDFSDVELDLAGQDALFRDIYAAARRVGWGHTTTYGALAKELGAGPEVARDVGQAMAKNPVALIIPCHRVLAAGGKIGGFSAPGGSSSKTRMLELEGVQLGPPPPAQQSLGF; this comes from the coding sequence ATGGCCCAGACGATCCATCACTATCTCATCTTCGAAACCGCGGCTGGTTTCTGCGGCATCGCCTGGAGCGACGCCGGCATCGCCCGCTTCCAGCTGCCGACGAAAACCGCGGAAGCGACCGAGCGGCTCTTACTGCGCCGCCTGCCGGGTGCCGAGCCCGGCGCGCCGACGCCTGATGTGCTCGAAACGGTCGCCGCCGTGAAGCGCTATTTCCAGGGCGAGGAAACGGATTTTTCCGACGTCGAACTCGATCTTGCCGGGCAGGATGCCCTCTTCAGGGATATTTACGCGGCGGCAAGGCGTGTCGGCTGGGGCCATACGACCACCTACGGCGCGCTGGCGAAAGAGCTTGGCGCCGGGCCGGAAGTCGCGCGCGACGTCGGCCAGGCGATGGCGAAGAACCCGGTCGCATTGATCATCCCCTGCCACCGGGTGCTGGCCGCCGGCGGCAAAATCGGCGGTTTCTCGGCTCCCGGCGGCTCGTCATCGAAGACCCGCATGCTGGAGCTTGAAGGCGTCCAGCTCGGCCCGCCGCCGCCCGCCCAGCAATCGCTGGGGTTTTAG
- the guaA gene encoding glutamine-hydrolyzing GMP synthase, which yields MTQTAHPDSVLIVDFGSQVTQLIARRVREAGVYCEIVPFQSAEEGFKRLQPKAVFLSGSPASTVDEGSPRAPQIIFDSGLPVFGICYGQQTMCMQLGGKVESGHHREFGRAFLEVNKDCQLFEGLWSSGSRHQVWMSHGDRVTALPEGFEVVATSSNAPYAFIADEKRKYYGVQFHPEVVHTPDGAKLIGNFIHNIAGLKGDWSMSAYRQKAVDEIRKQVGGKRVICALSGGVDSSVAALLIHEAVGDQLTCILVDHGLMRKDEAAGVVAMFREHYNLHLLHVDASDRFIGELEGVSDPETKRKIIGRLFIETFEEEAKKLGGADFLGQGTLYPDVIESVSFTGGPSVTIKSHHNVGGLPDRMKMQLVEPLRELFKDEVRALGRELGLPDSFIGRHPFPGPGLAIRCPGGISREKLEILREADAIYLDEIRKAGLYDAIWQAFAVLLPVQTVGVMGDGRTYEFVCALRAVTSVDGMTADFYHYDMEFLGRAATRIINEVRGINRVVYDVTSKPPGTIEWE from the coding sequence ATGACCCAGACAGCACATCCCGACTCCGTTCTCATCGTCGATTTCGGCAGCCAGGTGACCCAGCTCATCGCACGACGCGTGCGCGAGGCCGGCGTCTATTGCGAGATCGTTCCCTTTCAATCGGCCGAAGAGGGCTTCAAGCGCCTGCAGCCGAAGGCCGTGTTCCTCTCCGGCAGCCCGGCTTCGACGGTGGACGAGGGATCGCCGCGAGCGCCTCAGATCATCTTCGACAGCGGCCTGCCGGTCTTTGGCATCTGCTATGGCCAGCAGACGATGTGCATGCAGCTCGGCGGCAAGGTCGAGAGCGGCCATCACCGCGAATTCGGCCGCGCCTTCCTGGAGGTAAACAAGGACTGCCAGCTGTTCGAGGGCCTCTGGTCCTCCGGTTCGCGCCACCAGGTGTGGATGAGCCATGGCGACCGCGTCACCGCGCTGCCTGAGGGTTTCGAGGTGGTCGCCACCTCCTCCAACGCGCCCTACGCCTTCATCGCTGACGAGAAGCGCAAATATTACGGCGTGCAGTTCCATCCCGAGGTCGTGCATACGCCCGACGGCGCCAAGCTGATTGGTAATTTCATCCACAACATCGCCGGCCTCAAGGGCGACTGGTCGATGTCGGCCTATCGCCAGAAGGCAGTCGATGAGATCCGCAAGCAGGTGGGCGGCAAGCGCGTCATCTGCGCCCTTTCGGGCGGCGTCGACAGCTCAGTCGCGGCGCTGTTGATCCACGAGGCGGTCGGCGACCAGCTGACCTGCATCCTCGTCGACCACGGCCTGATGCGCAAGGACGAGGCGGCCGGCGTCGTCGCCATGTTCCGCGAGCACTACAATTTGCATCTGCTGCATGTCGACGCTTCCGACCGTTTCATCGGCGAGCTCGAAGGCGTCAGCGACCCGGAAACCAAGCGCAAGATCATCGGCCGGCTGTTCATCGAGACCTTCGAGGAAGAGGCAAAGAAACTCGGCGGCGCCGATTTCCTCGGCCAGGGCACGCTCTATCCCGACGTGATCGAAAGCGTTTCCTTCACCGGCGGCCCGTCGGTGACCATCAAGTCGCACCACAATGTCGGCGGCCTGCCGGATCGCATGAAGATGCAGCTCGTCGAGCCGCTGCGCGAACTGTTCAAGGACGAGGTGCGGGCGCTCGGTCGCGAACTCGGCCTGCCCGACAGCTTCATCGGCCGCCACCCCTTCCCCGGCCCCGGCCTTGCGATCCGCTGCCCAGGCGGCATCAGCCGCGAAAAGCTGGAGATCCTGCGCGAGGCCGATGCGATCTATCTCGACGAAATCCGCAAGGCCGGCCTCTACGACGCCATCTGGCAGGCCTTCGCCGTGCTGCTTCCGGTCCAGACCGTCGGCGTCATGGGCGACGGACGTACCTACGAATTCGTCTGCGCGTTGCGCGCCGTCACCTCGGTCGACGGCATGACGGCGGACTTCTACCACTACGACATGGAATTCCTCGGCCGCGCCGCGACCCGCATCATCAACGAGGTGCGCGGCATCAACCGCGTGGTTTATGATGTGACATCGAAGCCGCCTGGCACGATCGAGTGGGAATGA